The genomic window CTTGCATATAGAAATCATCACTTGTGTATCTTTGACTAAATTTCATCAACCTCTTTCAATGACTTGTTTAATACtgacttctctttttttaaaaaaaatccttatcttGTATCTTTTCTTGGAATTCAAAGTGTTCTCTATTATCATGATATCATATATAGAATTCTGGATTAGGGGTCAAAAAGCCTGAAATTTAAATTCCACATCTTATAATTATTAGTTAGCAAATGACCATGAGTGAATTACTTATGCTATCTAAATATCagtttttttatatgtaaaatatgggtAACAATTATTTTAGTATCAAAGCCACTTATTTTGAAGttgaagtgaaataatatatatattatgcttTACAACTTTAAGGTGTTATCTGTAAGTTATTATTGGTCTTAAATTACAGAAGGATAAACAATGAGGGTATactgaagatgaaaaaaattaagagatatgtgaagaataaattagaaacagTTATTCACAAAAAGAATTGTATCCCACTAGATATGGTAAATTCTTTTCAGATGAACTCTTCAAGTGACAGATAATAACTTACTGATGATACCATAAAAAGGATTCTTGCTTAAATGTTGACTATATTATATATCATCTagaaatttttccaattttaaaaccatgaaaatgagagaaaaagaagaaaagctgaCCTTCTACATTAGGTCCTTCCCTGCTCCCAATTAAGTATCCCTCAACCAAATAATATCCCTTCTGATTGTGTTCAGAATATAGTTCAGAGGAGGGAAATTTGCgaaattttatattgcttttgcTGTTCAATTACTATTGTCACTGATCCTTTGGGCATGGAAGTCACAGTAGATTGTTCAAACCAGGTTTCCATCTCTAATACCTAAGACACCACCTTACCCAAGTGAGTTAATGATAAAAGTAGTCatcttgtaaatattttattccagATGTCACCCAGAGACCATTGCTATTTTCCtggaatattttcttctctagaaagACTTCAGAATTTACACTAAGAATACTTGTTTGTGAGTCATCATGGGAATTTATAATTACTCAATTGTGGATCCAACAACAGTGACTCTGGTTGGAATTCCTGGACTTGAATATCTACATTTCTGGATTGGATTCCCTTTTTGCCTCCTTTGCATAGTAGCCCTGCTGGGAAATGTCCTCCTATTGATTATTATCCCAAGAGAGCGCAGTCTTCATCAGCCCATGTACATCTTCCTCGCTATTCTAGCTGCAATTGACTTGAGCATATGTGCTGCCATAGCTCCCAAGATGCTGGCCATCTTCTGGTTTAGTGCCTGCACCATGGCCTTTGATGCTTGTCTCACTCAGCTATTCTTTATTCATGCCCTACAAGGGATGGAGTCAGGCATCTTGCTGGCCATGGCCTTTGACCGTTATGTGGCAATTTGTGATCCTCTTAGGCATTCAACCATCCTCACACCAACTATCCTGAGTCGGATGATATTGGTAGTATCAGTGAGGGCTGTTATATTGGTTGGCTTACTGCCCATCCTGATCAAACGTTTGCACTTCTTCCATACTACTGTAATAGCCCATTCTTACTGTGAGCATATGGCTGTGGTCAAGTTGTTGTCTGGGAATGTCCAGACAAATAAGTCTTTTGGGTTGTTTGTAGCATTTGCCATACTGGGTTTTGACatggtttttgttcttgtttcttaTACCCTAATCATCTGGACAGTTTTT from Sminthopsis crassicaudata isolate SCR6 chromosome 3, ASM4859323v1, whole genome shotgun sequence includes these protein-coding regions:
- the LOC141562461 gene encoding olfactory receptor 52A1-like — encoded protein: MGIYNYSIVDPTTVTLVGIPGLEYLHFWIGFPFCLLCIVALLGNVLLLIIIPRERSLHQPMYIFLAILAAIDLSICAAIAPKMLAIFWFSACTMAFDACLTQLFFIHALQGMESGILLAMAFDRYVAICDPLRHSTILTPTILSRMILVVSVRAVILVGLLPILIKRLHFFHTTVIAHSYCEHMAVVKLLSGNVQTNKSFGLFVAFAILGFDMVFVLVSYTLIIWTVFHLPQKEARLKALNTCTAHIFVFLEFYVLAFFSFFSHRFGHVAPFAHILLSTLYLLVPPALNPIVYGVKTKEIRVKVLRIFTPKDSFLK